One window from the genome of Pelodictyon luteolum DSM 273 encodes:
- a CDS encoding TerC family protein produces the protein MDWILQPEAWVALATLTILEIVLGIDNIIFISILAGRLPEHQRQRGRVMGLGLAMVTRILLLLSISMVMRLTGELFSVADHSVSGRDLILVAGGLFLLAKSTHEIHQSLEGGEEGGTRAAPGSFLFTLLQIAVLDIVFSLDSVITAVGLARDLPVMVIAIMIAVGVMMLAANSISDFVERHPTIKMLALSFLILVGVTLLAEGAGYEIPKGYVYFAMAFSVGVEMLNLRLRPKAAEPVHLRPTLPTDGKEV, from the coding sequence ATGGACTGGATACTGCAACCTGAAGCATGGGTCGCTCTGGCGACCCTTACCATACTTGAGATCGTTCTCGGCATTGACAACATCATCTTCATCTCCATTCTGGCGGGCCGTCTCCCCGAGCACCAGCGGCAGCGTGGACGTGTTATGGGACTGGGACTTGCCATGGTGACCCGCATCCTGCTGCTGCTCTCCATCAGCATGGTCATGCGCCTGACCGGCGAACTCTTCAGTGTAGCCGATCACAGCGTCTCGGGCCGCGACCTGATCCTTGTCGCCGGAGGGCTTTTCCTTCTCGCAAAAAGCACCCATGAAATCCACCAGAGCCTTGAAGGCGGCGAAGAAGGCGGCACCCGCGCAGCACCCGGCAGCTTTCTCTTCACCCTCCTGCAGATCGCAGTTCTCGATATCGTCTTCTCGCTCGACTCCGTCATCACTGCGGTGGGACTGGCGCGTGACCTTCCAGTGATGGTCATCGCCATCATGATCGCCGTCGGAGTAATGATGCTTGCGGCCAACAGCATCAGTGATTTCGTCGAACGCCACCCGACCATCAAAATGCTTGCACTGAGCTTCCTCATTCTGGTCGGCGTCACGCTCCTGGCCGAAGGCGCAGGCTATGAAATCCCCAAGGGATACGTCTATTTCGCCATGGCCTTCTCAGTCGGAGTCGAAATGCTCAACCTCCGGCTGCGGCCGAAAGCGGCCGAACCCGTGCACCTGCGCCCCACACTCCCCACTGACGGAAAGGAGGTCTGA